Proteins encoded within one genomic window of Komagataella phaffii GS115 chromosome 3, complete sequence:
- a CDS encoding Subunit of a complex with Ctf8p that shares some subunits with Replication Factor C yields MTDLSFDIKFSESCLSHEGRPNSNATITVDETAPAFELNFNSSILASSAPSTKRSQVINQEKTLHLQNGRRISLKRRENHALEIEDIVKNKSFDVGIKDIYQSMELQSMVEPTQQPKRSKRTSAELWAEKWRPRNFLEVAGNERTNRHLLNWLRKWSKAAHGEPLPSEEESVDPLQRPQKKILLIHGPPGAGKTTVAHIIAKQLGYEVAEINASDERAGPEVREKVHTVLTTQSFSKKPVCLIADEVDGSSEHGFIKVLLDIVNNDAKSTKSLHYSNLSKDKKARLRSKLLTRPIIAICNDVYTRSLDKLRAVSEIVAFRKSSIRSVKERLKLICDAEKIDISERNLNAIIDITDCDLRSSLNLLQFQGDQLQNILGDGDTKRKDSQLSWFSIALKLFKRNTKVEKKVQFKELSTLLDTSGVYERVANTCFNSLHSLTYQDAQFGKLAEIADWLWFYDCISSSIYEHQAQEMSRYGTLIPLKMFLNFSDANNTHETVNMKNNTNQYFEKKKAINEIVKSIHSNLEASLFSSLKRSDMASQTLPYVYHIILPNFKNMARLISLKPEEKIKLTEAAKVLKEFGFTIEQAKDETFTYIQKLVPPIDTVVNCQNELSHQKSLCARANQILPYIEIELKRLNITKRHLTDSEQDFKKLQGTSKRRITGLTSPSNRQSRAASLQEGGQTQNQLGTSIDFFAKSLSRDGSSGRTTPAPQTNSQRGTTGRIWVRYNEGFSNAVRRNITWEELWNF; encoded by the coding sequence ATGACAGATTTATCGTTCGATATTAAGTTCAGTGAGTCTTGTCTTTCGCATGAAGGGAGGCCAAATTCGAATGCTACAATCACGGTGGATGAAACAGCACCTGCGTTTGAGCTGAACTTCAACTCCTCAATTCTTGCTTCCTCAGCTCCATCAACCAAGAGATCACAAGTTATaaatcaagaaaagactCTGCATTTGCAGAACGGTAGAAGAATTTCCTTGAAAAGGCGGGAGAACCATGCATTAGAAATCGAAGACATTGTCAAAAATAAGAGCTTCGATGTTGGCATTAAGGACATTTATCAATCCATGGAACTTCAAAGTATGGTTGAACCTACTCAGCAACCCAAAAGGTCGAAACGAACTTCTGCTGAACTGTGGGCCGAAAAATGGAGGCCCAGAAACTTTCTAGAGGTTGCTGGCAATGAGAGAACTAACAGGCACCTTCTTAATTGGCTACGAAAGTGGAGTAAAGCTGCTCATGGTGAGCCTCTACcatcagaagaagaatcgGTAGATCCTCTCCAGCGCCCTCAGAAAAAGATACTACTCATTCATGGTCCCCCAGGAGCTGGCAAAACAACTGTAGCTCATATCATTGCCAAGCAGCTTGGGTATGAAGTAGCCGAAATTAATGCTTCAGACGAACGAGCTGGTCCAGAAGTTAGAGAAAAGGTGCATACTGTACTCACCACTCAATCCTTCAGTAAAAAACCTGTCTGCTTGATTGCTGATGAAGTAGATGGAAGTTCTGAGCATGGGTTTATCAAAGTCCTGTTAGACATTGTCAATAACGATGCCAAATCAACTAAAAGTTTGCACTATTCAAATTTGtccaaagataaaaaagCCAGGTTACGAAGCAAATTATTGACTCGTCCTATAATTGCTATCTGTAATGATGTTTACACTAGATCCTTGGATAAATTAAGGGCAGTCTCAGAAATTGTAGCATTCCGGAAATCCAGCATCAGATCTGTGAAAGAACGGTTAAAACTAATTTGTGATGCCGAAAAAATTGATATTTCAGAAAGGAATTTAAATGCGATAATAGATATAACTGATTGTGACCTTCGATCCAGTTTGAATTtacttcaatttcaaggCGATCAACTCCAGAATATACTGGGTGATGGGGATACCAAACGCAAGGATTCTCAACTGAGTTGGTTTAGCATTGCTTTAAAATTATTCAAAAGGAACACTAAAGTGGAGAAAAAAGTACAGTTCAAGGAACTCAGCACGTTATTGGATACTTCTGGGGTATATGAAAGGGTTGCAAATACCTGTTTCAACTCTTTACACAGCTTGACATACCAGGATGCCCAATTTGGTAAGCTAGCTGAAATTGCAGATTGGTTATGGTTTTACGATTGCATTTCAAGTAGTATCTATGAGCATCAAGCACAGGAAATGAGTAGATACGGTACATTGATTCCATTGAAAAtgtttttgaatttcagTGACGCCAACAATACCCATGAAACCGTCAATATGAAGAATAACACTAACCagtattttgaaaagaagaaagccATTAATGAAATCGTCAAATCAATTCATTCCAATTTGGAAGCTTCTTTATTTAGTTCACTAAAACGCTCAGATATGGCATCTCAAACTCTCCCCTATGTTTATCATATCATACTGCCTAACTTCAAAAACATGGCCAGATTAATCAGCCTGAAACctgaagaaaagatcaaacttACGGAAGCTGCAAAAGTTCTTAAAGAGTTTGGCTTCACGATTGAGCAAGCAAAAGATGAAACTTTCACTTACATTCAAAAACTAGTTCCGCCAATTGATACCGTAGTCAATTGTCAGAACGAATTATCGCATCAAAAGTCACTTTGCGCACGAGCTAATCAGATTCTCCCATACATTGAGATTGAGTTGAAAAGGTTGAACATCACCAAGAGACACCTAACCGATTCTGAGCAAGACTTCAAGAAACTACAAGGTActtcaaagagaagaatcacAGGGTTGACCTCCCCTAGTAATCGACAGTCGCGTGCCGCATCTCTTCAGGAGGGGGGGCAGACTCAAAATCAGCTGGGTACCTCTATAGATTTTTTCGCCAAATCGCTTTCCCGAGATGGAAGCTCAGGCAGAACGACACCTGCACCTCAGACGAACTCTCAGAGAGGCACCACCGGACGTATTTGGGTCCGTTATAACGAAGGGTTCTCAAATGCAGTTCGTAGAAACATCACATGGGAAGAGCTGTGGAATTTTTAA
- a CDS encoding Phosphatidylinositol/phosphatidylcholine transfer protein, which produces MDIIAHQIPRSPGISTLEITKIISSQQLRTMSEVTRTNNNSASYPSETAPSEMGLTGYPGHLTDEEKKTLETFREGLKAAGYTQRLDDSTLLRFLRARKFDVAKATEMFVNCEKWRKKENVDHILEEFHYEEKPLVAQMYPTYYHKTDKDGRPVYYEELGRVNINEMLKITTQERMVKNLVWEYESFVKFRLPACSRKSGVLIETSCTILDLKGITISSAYSVMGYVKEVSYIGQNYYPERMGKFYLINAPFGFSTAFKIFKPFLDPVSVSKIFILGSSYKSELLRQIPKENLPVKFGGESEVPDSEGGLLLSDIGPWREPEFIGPEGEAPHVFSLK; this is translated from the exons ATGGATATCATTGCGCACCAGATCCCTCGCAGCCCAGGCATCTCAACTTTAGAAATTACAAAAATAATCTCTTCTCAACAACTAAGAACAATGTCCGAAGTTACT CGTACTAACAACAACAGCGCTTCCTATCCTAGTGAAACTGCCCCTTCTGAGATGGGACTTACAGGCTATCCTGGTCATTTAACTGACgaggagaagaaaaccCTAGAAACTTTTAGGGAAGGGTTGAAAGCCGCAGGATACACTCAAAGACTGGACGATTCCACACTC CTTCGTTTCCTTCGTGCCAGAAAGTTTGATGTAGCAAAGGCAACCGAGATGTTCGTGAACTGTGAAAAAtggaggaaaaaagaaaacgTGGACCATATCTTGGAGGAGTTCCACTACGAGGAGAAACCTTTGGTTGCTCAAATGTACCCTACATATTACCACAAAACCGACAAGGACGGAAGACCTGTATACTATGAGGAACTTGGAAGGGTCAACATCAACGAGATGTTGAAGATCACCACACAGGAACGCATGGTCAAGAACCTAGTTTGGGAGTACGAGTCTTTTGTTAAGTTCAGATTACCTGCCTGTTCTAGAAAGAGTGGAGTGTTGATAGAAACTTCCTGTACTATTTTAGATTTGAAGGGAATCACTATATCATCTGCTTATAGTGTTATGGGTTACGTCAAGGAGGTGTCCTATATTGGTCAAAACTATTATCCAGAGAGAATGGGTAAGTTTTACCTTATCAATGCTCCGTTTGGATTTTCTACTGCTTTCAAGATATTCAAGCCCTTCCTGGACCCAGTTTCAGTGTCGAAGattttcattcttggtTCTTCTTACAAGTCTGAACTACTTAGACAAATTCCTAAGGAGAACCTTCCTGTAAAGTTTGGAGGTGAATCTGAGGTTCCCGACTCTGAAGGAGGATTACTGTTGAGTGATATTGGACCTTGGAGAGAACCGGAATTTATTGGTCCAGAAGGTGAAGCTCCTCACGTattctctttgaaatag
- a CDS encoding ATP-dependent RNA helicase of the SFI superfamily, required for nonsense mediated mRNA decay and for: MNHDSPLTSVVNQSIDVSSESSLSKQDLDKLINQNSENFVSHEQEILSLTALPEHACKYCGVSNPRCVVRCDICKKWFCNGKSGTTSHIISHMVLSRHHEVSLHSDSDLGETELECYSCGNKDPFMLGFVSAKTDTIVVILCRIPCSQAKDSDWNTANWQPLVEERCFLDWIADYPTPLDMANARAISPLDISKLERQWRSDETATLEDIKDLIDATAQYDKQLTESQGLNYISVSWSMSPHNYHLAKFSLSSYDSSNLKIAVGDEIILHYDGIKEEKWQGSGYVIKLPATYSEGFTLELQPSSVKPPTEHNVGFRAEIVWKGISFQRMQAALTTFAEKKSISKDLYDILLGHKEEQPEFTAKLPEAISVPNFTQLNPSQVNAVKSVLQQRLSLIQGPPGTGKTVTSATIVYHLAKSKKKKVLVTASSNIAVDHLASKLEDIGLKVVRVTARSRENVESAIDHLSLSSLVSNTNNPVLKKLLKKKDELGSLSKKDMNIYISQTKKAEAEILAEAHVVCCTCSGAGDKRLANIKFPYVLIDESTQPSEPESLIPIVKGAKQVILVGDHQQLGPVILHNGAAKAGLRQSLFERLIKLGHIPIRLEVQYRMHPSLSEFPSNMFYDGSLQNGVSHEQRLIRRSSFPWPAPGIPLLFWSSYGTEEISISGTSFLNRSEAMNCEKIISRLLSEGIKPHQIGVITPYQGQRDYIVQYLLMNGAHPDREIYQDVEVASVDAFQGREKDFIIFSCTRSNHTNTIGFLKDARRLNVAITRAKYGLFVLGNIKTLQKDPLWNRLLVHFRDKGALVEGRLDSFQLYTASLESARFKSTAENNGLNQGDNKGDLNSNGFSNPKFTAEDLSSTSFSSLHPFRANVDTDSRFASNPSIPSMSPFLNQPQWTNPSTFQLNEQIRPSTPDGPPVDLRFIQGLNLDEPISELTSRFNNL; the protein is encoded by the exons ATGAATCACGATAGTCCGCTAACGTCTGTGGTTAATCAATCCATCGACGTATCATCTGAATCATCATTGTCAAAACAAGATCTGGACAAATTGATCAATCAGAACTCGGAAAACTTTGTATCCCATGAACAggaaattctttctttaACTGCATTACCAGAACATGCCTGCAAATACTGTGGAGTGAGCAATCCACGTTGTGTTGTTCGGTGTGATATCTGTAAGAAATGGTTCTGTAATGGCAAATCGGGAACCACTTCTCATATCATTAGTCATATGGTACTCTCCCGTCATCATGAAGTTTCATTGCATTCGGATTCAGATTTAGGTGAAACAGAGCTGGAGTGTTACAGTTGTGGGAACAAAGATCCATTCATGCTAGGTTTTGTCAGTGCCAAAACTGATACTATAGTTGTCATTCTGTGTCGAATTCCTTGTTCGCAGGCCAAGGATAGTGATTGGAACACTGCCAATTGGCAACCCTTAGTGGAAGAAAGATGCTTCCTAGATTGGATCGCTGATTATCCAACGCCGTTGGACATGGCCAACGCCCGTGCCATTTCCCCTCTTGATATATCTAAGTTGGAGAGACAGTGGAGATCTGATGAAACTgcaactttggaagatatcaaagatttaA TTGATGCCACTGCACAGTACGACAAACAGCTCACTGAAAGTCAGGGCCTTAACTATATTTCTGTTTCTTGGTCCATGTCTCCTCATAATTATCACTTAGCAAAATTCTCCTTATCTTCCTACGATTCATCCAACCTCAAAATTGCTGTTGGGGACGAAATCATTTTACACTACGATGGTATCAAGGAAGAGAAATGGCAAGGCTCTGGATATGTCATCAAGTTGCCAGCCACATACTCCGAAGGATTCACGCTGGAATTGCAGCCATCTTCTGTGAAACCCCCTACCGAACATAACGTTGGGTTCAGAGCAGAAATTGTTTGGAAAGGAATCAGTTTTCAGAGAATGCAAGCTGCCCTGACAACTTTTGCTGAGAAAAAATCCATTAGTAAAGACCTTTATGATATTCTGTTAGGACATAAAGAAGAACAGCCAGAGTTTACTGCCAAACTTCCAGAAGCCATATCTGTTCCAAACTTCACACAGTTGAATCCATCTCAAGTCAATGCAGTGAAGTCTGTTTTACAACAAAGGCTATCACTAATTCAAGGTCCACCCGGAACTGGTAAGACTGTTACATCTGCTACAATCGTCTATCATCTGgccaaatcaaagaaaaagaaggttTTGGTCACAGCATCTTCCAACATTGCGGTTGATCACTTAGCCTCCAAACTGGAAGATATAGGTTTGAAAGTTGTTCGTGTTACAGCTAGAAGCAGAGAGAATGTTGAATCCGCAATTGATCATCTAAGCCTCAGCAGCTTAGTGTCAAACACTAACAATCCCGTTCTGAAAAAGCtactaaagaaaaaagatgaacTGGGAAGCttatcaaagaaagatatgAATATCTATATTTCACAAACCAAAAAAGCAGAAGCAGAAATACTTGCCGAAGCCCATGTAGTTTGTTGCACTTGTTCTGGTGCTGGTGATAAGAGATTGGCTAATATAAAATTTCCTTATGTGCTGATAGATGAAAGTACTCAACCATCGGAACCAGAGTCTTTGATCCCCATTGTTAAGGGTGCGAAGCAGGTGATTTTGGTTGGAGATCACCAACAGTTAGGTCCTGTTATTTTGCATAATGGAGCTGCTAAAGCAGGCTTAAGACAGTCGTTGTTTGAAAGACTGATTAAACTGGGGCATATTCCTATTCGTTTGGAAGTTCAATATCGTATGCATCCTTCACTCTCTGAATTCCCAAGCAACATGTTCTATGATGGTTCATTGCAGAACGGTGTAAGTCATGAACAGCGACTTATTCGCAGGTCCTCATTCCCATGGCCTGCACCTGGAATCCCCCTTCTATTTTGGTCAAGTTACGGAACAGAGGAAATATCTATTAGTGGAACCTCCTTTTTGAATAGATCAGAGGCAATGAACTgtgaaaaaattatttcaAGATTGTTAAGTGAAGGAATCAAACCCCATCAAATTGGTGTCATTACTCCTTACCAGGGACAAAGAGATTACATTGTTCAGTATCTTTTAATGAATGGTGCTCATCCAGACCGTGAAATCTATCAAGACGTTGAAGTCGCATCCGTGGACGCATTTCAAGGTCGTGAAAAGGACTTCATTATTTTCTCCTGTACCCGATCTAATCATACAAACACTATTggatttttgaaagatgcTAGGCGTTTAAATGTTGCTATAACGAGGGCCAAATATGGACTTTTTGTCCTTGGTAATATCAAGACTCTGCAAAAAGATCCTTTGTGGAATCGTTTGTTAGTCCATTTCAGAGACAAGGGTGCTTTAGTTGAAGGGAGACTTGATAGCTTCCAGTTATACACAGCGTCCTTGGAATCAGCCAGATTTAAGTCTACTGCTGAGAATAACGGCTTGAATCAAGGCGACAATAAAGGTGACTTAAATTCAAATGGATTTAGCAACCCCAAGTTTACTGCAGAAGATTTAAGCTCTACTTCATTCTCATCTCTACATCCTTTCAGGGCTAATGTCGACACAGACTCTCGGTTTGCTTCCAATCCAAGTATTCCCTCTATGAGTCCCTTTTTAAATCAGCCACAGTGGACGAATCCTTCCACTTTCCAACTAAACGAACAGATTCGCCCGTCAACCCCAGATGGACCACCAGTAGACCTTAGATTTATTCAAGGATTGAACTTGGACGAACCTATAAGTGAGCTTACAAGTCGCTTCAATAATCTTTGA
- a CDS encoding Putative mitochondrial aconitase isozyme, translating to MMLASRVRALRASQRGLATAINTDSIVAPKGFESRTPPYAKLLKNLAVAKRVLNNQPLTLAEKILYSHLVEPEELAVGKGSTANIRGVEYFKLNPDRVAMQDASAQMALLQFMTCGMPNTAVPGSIHCDHLIVGKDGAKSDLKSSIATNKEVFDFLQSCGEKYGIQFWGPGSGIIHQIVLENFSVPGLMMLGTDSHTPNAGGLGAIAIGVGGADAVDALTGTPWELKAPKILGVKLTGQLSGWSSPKDIITHLAGLLTVRGGTGFIVEYFGEGVKSLSCTGMATICNMGAEIGATTSTFPMQDAHYRYLRATNRAPIADLARDVNKNFGFMTADEGAQYDQVVEIDLNTLEPSVNGPFTPDLSTPISKLSETTKENKWPQNITAGLIGSCTNSSYQDMSRAVSIMKQAEKAGLKPKIPFFVTPGSEQIRATIERDGLIETFEKNGAIVLANACGPCIGQWDRGANAPKDTNVIFTSFNRNFRARNDGNRNTMNFLTSPDIVTAMIYSGDMNFNPLTQTIKLQNGDEFKFQPPAGEELPSNGFIAGREEFYPELEPVPVPEVQVEVSPDSDRLQLLEPFEAWDGKELSTTLLLKVEGKCTTDHISAAGAWLKYKGHLENISNNTLIGAQNKETGEVNTAYDLDGTSYGIPELMIKWKNENRPWIVVAEHNYGEGSAREHAALSPRFLGGKAILVKSFARIHETNLKKQGMLPLTFANESDYDKLSAGDKLETTNLIDMLEKGGDNGGIINIKVTKRSGETFEVPCKHTMSKDQVEFFKAGSAINYIGRLKREQQ from the coding sequence ATGATGCTTGCCAGTAGAGTAAGAGCACTTCGTGCTTCCCAAAGAGGCCTGGCAACGGCGATAAATACAGATTCAATAGTTGCACCAAAGGGATTTGAATCTCGTACTCCTCCTTACGCTAAacttctgaaaaatttggcTGTCGCCAAAAGGGTCTTGAATAATCAGCCATTGACGTTGGCTGAGAAGATTCTTTACTCACATTTGGTCGAACCCGAAGAGCTAGCCGTGGGCAAAGGATCTACTGCAAACATTAGAGGtgttgaatatttcaaactGAACCCCGATCGAGTGGCCATGCAAGATGCGTCAGCTCAAATGGCTTTACTACAGTTCATGACATGTGGAATGCCAAACACTGCTGTTCCGGGCTCAATACATTGTGACCACTTGATTGTTGGTAAAGACGGTGCCAAGTCTGATCTGAAATCATCCATCGCTACTAACAAAGAGGTTTTTGACTTCTTGCAATCTTGCGGGGAAAAATACGGAATACAATTCTGGGGCCCCGGTTCTGGTATCATCCACCAAATTGTTCTAGAGAACTTTTCCGTTCCTGGTCTGATGATGTTGGGTACTGATTCTCATACTCCTAACGCTGGAGGATTAGGTGCTATCGCAATTGGTGTGGGTGGTGCAGATGCCGTTGACGCCTTGACTGGTACTCCATGGGAACTGAAAGCGCCCAAGATTTTGGGAGTAAAACTGACTGGTCAGCTGAGTGGTTGGTCGTCTCCAAAGGATATTATTACCCATCTAGCTGGCCTTCTTACCGTTAGAGGTGGTACCGGATTCATTGTTGAATACTTTGGGGAAGGTGTTAAGTCACTTTCGTGTACTGGTATGGCCACCATCTGTAATATGGGTGCTGAAATTGGTGCTACTACTTCAACCTTTCCTATGCAAGATGCTCATTACAGATATCTCAGAGCTACTAACAGAGCACCTATCGCAGATTTGGCCCGTGATGTCAACAAAAATTTTGGTTTTATGACTGCTGATGAAGGCGCCCAGTATGATCAGGTCGTCGAAATTGACTTAAACACTTTAGAGCCTAGTGTTAACGGCCCTTTCACTCCTGATCTCTCCACTCCAATTTCTAAACTGAGCGAAACTACTAAAGAGAACAAGTGGCCCCAGAACATTACTGCAGGTCTTATTGGATCTTGTACTAACTCTTCATACCAAGATATGTCTAGAGCTGTGTCGATAATGAAGCAAGCCGAGAAAGCTGGACTGAAACCAAAAATTCCTTTCTTTGTCACTCCAGGATCTGAGCAAATTAGGGCAACTATAGAAAGAGATGGTCTTATCgaaacctttgaaaagaatGGAGCTATTGTTCTGGCTAATGCTTGTGGACCATGTATTGGTCAATGGGACAGAGGTGCCAATGCACCAAAGGATACCAATGTTATATTCACATCattcaacagaaactttAGAGCAAGAAATGATGGTAACAGAAACACCATGAACTTTTTGACCTCTCCTGATATTGTCACTGCAATGATCTACTCCGGAGACATGAACTTCAACCCTCTTACACAGACAATCAAATTGCAAAACGGCGATGAATTCAAGTTCCAGCCTCCTGCTGGTGAAGAGCTCCCCAGTAACGGTTTCATTGCTGGCCGTGAAGAATTTTACCCTGAATTAGAGCCGGTACCCGTACCTGAGGTTCAAGTCGAAGTTTCCCCAGATTCCGATAGATTGCAACTCCTGGAACCTTTTGAAGCCTGGGATGGTAAAGAGCTTTCTACCACTTTACTCTTGAAGGTTGAAGGTAAATGTACCACCGACCACATTTCAGCTGCTGGTGCTTGGTTGAAATACAAAGGTCATTTGGAGAATATCTCTAATAACACTTTGATTGGTGCCCAAAATAAAGAGACAGGAGAAGTCAATACCGCATATGACTTGGATGGAACTAGTTATGGAATACCTGAACTCATGATCAAAtggaaaaatgaaaacCGCCCATGGATTGTTGTTGCTGAGCACAACTATGGTGAAGGCTCTGCAAGAGAGCACGCTGCTCTATCTCCAAGGTTCCTAGGGGGAAAAGCTATATTGGTCAAATCATTTGCCAGAATTCACGAGACCAACCTGAAGAAACAAGGTATGTTGCCATTGACTTTTGCTAACGAATCAGATTACGACAAACTGTCTGCTGGTGACAAATTGGAAACTACCAATCTCATAGATATGCTTGAGAAGGGTGGTGACAATGGGGGTATCATTAACATCAAAGTCACAAAGAGATCGGGTgagacttttgaagttcCATGTAAGCACACCATGTCGAAGGATCAAGTGGAATTCTTCAAGGCTGGATCTGCCATCAACTATATTGGTAGATTGAAGAGGGAACAGCAATAG